A portion of the bacterium genome contains these proteins:
- a CDS encoding nitronate monooxygenase — protein sequence MTRDAALPTRITELFGISYPIVQAGMIWVSGGSLAAAVSNAGGLGLVGAGSMRPDTFREQVRKAKALTDKPFGVNMPLFYKYSEDWVAIALEEGVKIFFMSGGSPAKYTPMLKERGCKVVQVVGTAKHAIKSEAAGCDAVVAEGFEAGGHNSPEETTTMVLVPQVADAVRIPVIAAGGIGDGRAMAAAFALGAEGVQVGTRFAATVESSGHSAFKQAIVGAQEGETKLLLKQLVPVRLLKNAFSQQVQAAEARGATKEELAELLGSGRARLAMHEGNLEEGEIEVGQVSALIRDIPPAAEIVQRMVAEYEAAKRRLP from the coding sequence ATGACCCGCGATGCCGCCCTGCCGACCCGCATCACCGAGCTGTTCGGCATCTCCTACCCCATCGTCCAGGCCGGCATGATCTGGGTCTCGGGCGGCTCGCTCGCCGCGGCCGTCTCCAACGCCGGCGGCCTCGGCCTGGTGGGGGCAGGCTCCATGCGCCCGGACACCTTCCGCGAGCAGGTCCGCAAGGCCAAGGCCCTGACGGACAAGCCCTTCGGCGTCAACATGCCCCTCTTCTACAAGTACTCCGAGGACTGGGTCGCGATCGCCCTCGAGGAGGGCGTGAAGATCTTCTTCATGTCCGGCGGGAGTCCCGCCAAGTACACGCCCATGCTCAAGGAGCGGGGCTGCAAGGTGGTCCAGGTGGTCGGTACGGCCAAGCATGCGATCAAGTCCGAGGCGGCCGGCTGTGACGCGGTGGTCGCCGAGGGCTTCGAGGCGGGCGGCCACAACAGCCCCGAGGAGACGACCACCATGGTCCTGGTGCCGCAGGTGGCGGACGCCGTGCGGATCCCGGTGATCGCCGCCGGCGGGATCGGCGACGGCCGGGCCATGGCCGCGGCCTTCGCCCTGGGCGCCGAGGGGGTCCAGGTGGGGACGCGCTTCGCGGCCACCGTCGAGTCCTCGGGCCACTCTGCCTTCAAGCAGGCCATCGTGGGGGCCCAGGAGGGCGAGACCAAGCTGCTCTTGAAGCAGTTGGTCCCGGTGCGCCTGCTCAAGAACGCCTTCAGCCAGCAGGTCCAGGCGGCCGAGGCCCGCGGCGCCACCAAGGAAGAGCTCGCCGAGCTCCTCGGCTCGGGGCGCGCGCGCCTCGCCATGCACGAGGGCAACCTGGAAGAAGGCGAGATCGAGGTCGGCCAGGTGAGCGCCCTGATCCGCGACATCCCCCCGGCGGCCGAGATCGTGCAGCGCATGGTCGCCGAGTACGAGGCCGCCAAGCGCCGCCTGCCTTGA
- a CDS encoding HEAT repeat domain-containing protein translates to MMTAGATNWFLSGFGMVLFAVLLLGVLQLAYFVVSGGIPGTAYYYARRLRDPSPLVRQEAVKDLVSRADGFAMRLLVQALHDGEVPIRVAAIEALGQFSDPTVAEALIPLVNSPHLAVQLKAIEALGAMPTPEVCAALAGVLSSGDARAKLACLRVFKEAKDPAALSAIARLVLDVDEQIANGAIAVLLEYGPPSVPHLAALLPSAQNGAKRLIKPMLEIDRDGAFEPLKQAFAVTTDPLVLKALLAAFAGLGVPGTAAFLLPYLEDPTFPAREGIMDVAPRLEDPLLVAPLCALLGSDDVRLRRVAATSLDALVASCRDLDVVEPLCEALLDSDPEIRRYAAHALGRIGGEMVQQRVLETLWGSKTAEVRTYIEGIVGYPMSRMVTFEELTLALDRLLTSQRPSEEALRAVDYLESLMIVLYGSNLRGQRVDDLTLDLLLKGRRTFYPLRLYDLHPLASDLLEFVSSKAEGDRWRATSMA, encoded by the coding sequence ATGATGACTGCTGGTGCGACTAATTGGTTCTTGTCGGGGTTCGGCATGGTCCTGTTCGCGGTCCTGCTCCTGGGAGTGCTGCAGCTGGCCTACTTCGTCGTCAGCGGAGGCATCCCCGGCACCGCCTACTACTACGCCCGCCGCTTGCGCGATCCCAGCCCGCTCGTCAGGCAAGAGGCCGTCAAGGACCTCGTCTCGCGCGCCGACGGCTTCGCCATGCGCCTCTTGGTCCAGGCCCTCCACGACGGCGAGGTGCCGATCCGGGTGGCGGCCATCGAGGCTTTGGGCCAGTTCTCGGACCCCACCGTCGCGGAGGCCCTGATCCCGCTCGTGAACTCGCCGCACCTGGCGGTCCAGCTCAAGGCCATCGAGGCCCTGGGGGCCATGCCGACCCCCGAGGTCTGCGCCGCCCTCGCGGGGGTCCTCTCGTCCGGTGACGCTCGGGCCAAGCTCGCCTGCCTCAGGGTCTTCAAGGAGGCCAAGGACCCGGCCGCCCTGAGCGCCATCGCGCGCCTGGTGCTGGATGTGGACGAGCAAATCGCCAACGGCGCGATCGCCGTCCTCCTGGAGTACGGCCCGCCTTCCGTCCCGCACCTGGCCGCGCTCTTGCCCAGCGCCCAGAACGGGGCCAAGCGCCTGATCAAGCCCATGCTCGAGATCGATCGCGACGGGGCCTTCGAGCCGCTCAAGCAAGCCTTTGCCGTGACCACGGATCCGCTGGTGCTCAAGGCGCTGCTCGCGGCCTTCGCCGGTCTCGGCGTTCCGGGGACTGCCGCCTTCCTGCTGCCCTACCTGGAGGATCCGACCTTCCCCGCCCGCGAGGGGATCATGGACGTGGCCCCTCGCCTCGAAGACCCGTTGCTCGTCGCGCCCCTCTGCGCCCTTTTGGGCAGCGACGACGTGCGCCTGCGCCGCGTCGCCGCGACCTCGCTGGACGCGCTGGTGGCCTCGTGCCGCGACCTGGACGTGGTCGAGCCGCTGTGCGAGGCCCTGCTCGACTCGGACCCCGAGATCCGGCGCTACGCAGCGCACGCCCTCGGCCGCATCGGCGGCGAGATGGTGCAGCAGCGGGTCCTCGAAACCCTCTGGGGCAGCAAGACCGCCGAGGTACGGACCTACATCGAGGGCATCGTGGGCTATCCCATGAGCCGCATGGTCACCTTCGAGGAGCTGACCCTCGCCCTGGATCGCCTGCTCACCAGCCAACGGCCGAGCGAGGAGGCCCTGCGGGCGGTGGACTACCTCGAGAGCCTCATGATCGTGCTGTACGGCTCGAACCTGCGCGGGCAGCGGGTGGACGACCTGACGCTCGACCTGCTCCTCAAGGGACGGCGCACCTTCTACCCCCTGCGCCTCTACGACCTCCACCCGCTCGCTTCGGACCTGCTGGAGTTCGTCTCGAGCAAGGCCGAGGGCGATCGCTGGCGCGCCACGAGCATGGCCTGA
- a CDS encoding DUF1343 domain-containing protein: MAFNPPRWRALVLAVLLVAAPLPAHAQEPVLSGIDVLLADPPQALVGKRIGLITNRSAVDAKGVSDIDRLYADKRFKLVRLFAPEHGLRADRQGDIVDGKDTVTGLAVMSLYGSLKKPTRAMLEGLDALVFDIQDVGARFYTYHSTMALAMQTAKEVGIPFVVLDRPNPINGKAVEGAVLDPKLASFVGYYPIPVRHGMTMGELAKLYNEAFGIGASLSVVPLRNWERGMWFDQTALPWVNPSPAMKTPLTATLYPGICLFEATNVDCRVGDRPFEKVGASWIDGAAYARALSAHALPGVKFAPFREGTVSGVEVKVTDREAFQAVKTGLVMIAEVRRLYPDRLRIEAKGFDRMTGASWIREKLLAGEAPAAITAAWQDQTRAFERDRAPYLLYR, from the coding sequence ATGGCTTTTAACCCCCCGCGCTGGCGTGCGCTCGTCCTGGCGGTGCTGCTTGTCGCTGCTCCCCTGCCCGCCCACGCCCAGGAACCGGTCCTGAGCGGCATCGACGTATTGCTCGCCGACCCGCCGCAGGCGCTGGTCGGCAAGCGTATCGGGCTCATCACCAACCGCAGCGCGGTGGATGCGAAGGGCGTCAGCGACATCGACCGGCTCTACGCCGACAAGCGCTTCAAGCTGGTCCGCCTCTTCGCCCCGGAGCACGGCCTCAGAGCCGATCGCCAGGGGGATATCGTGGACGGCAAGGACACGGTCACGGGCCTTGCCGTCATGAGCCTGTACGGCTCGCTCAAGAAGCCGACCCGGGCCATGCTCGAAGGGCTCGATGCCCTGGTCTTCGACATCCAGGACGTGGGGGCGCGCTTCTACACCTACCACTCGACCATGGCCCTCGCTATGCAGACCGCCAAGGAGGTGGGGATTCCCTTCGTGGTGCTGGATCGGCCGAACCCCATCAACGGGAAGGCCGTCGAGGGGGCCGTCCTGGACCCCAAGCTCGCTTCTTTCGTCGGCTACTACCCGATCCCCGTCCGGCACGGCATGACCATGGGCGAGCTCGCGAAGCTCTACAACGAGGCCTTCGGGATCGGCGCCTCGCTCTCGGTGGTGCCCCTGCGCAACTGGGAGCGTGGCATGTGGTTCGACCAGACGGCCCTGCCCTGGGTCAACCCGTCGCCCGCCATGAAGACGCCGCTCACGGCGACCCTCTACCCGGGGATCTGCCTCTTCGAGGCGACCAACGTCGATTGCCGGGTGGGCGATCGCCCCTTCGAGAAGGTCGGGGCCTCCTGGATCGACGGGGCGGCTTATGCCCGCGCCCTTTCCGCCCACGCCCTGCCCGGGGTGAAATTCGCCCCCTTCCGCGAGGGGACGGTCTCGGGGGTCGAGGTCAAGGTGACCGACCGTGAGGCCTTCCAGGCCGTCAAGACCGGCCTGGTCATGATCGCCGAGGTGCGCCGCCTCTACCCGGATCGCCTGCGCATCGAGGCCAAGGGCTTCGATCGTATGACCGGCGCGAGCTGGATCCGCGAGAAGCTGCTCGCCGGCGAGGCCCCCGCGGCGATCACGGCGGCCTGGCAGGACCAGACCAGGGCCTTCGAGCGCGATCGCGCCCCGTACCTCCTGTATCGCTAG
- a CDS encoding PspC domain-containing protein: MSRDVDRPRRLYRSTNDRIVAGLCGGLADYMRVDVAWVRLVLVLSVLLGMGAPIFFYLIAWLVIPSNPQPSDLSPNRLHRSNRERMIAGVCGGLAETYHLDPTLVRLGMALLLIACGVAIPLYLAAWFLLPLQDQAPQQPLIER; this comes from the coding sequence ATGTCCCGCGACGTCGATCGGCCCCGCCGCCTCTACCGCTCCACCAACGACCGCATCGTGGCGGGCCTGTGCGGTGGCCTTGCCGACTACATGCGCGTCGACGTGGCCTGGGTGCGGCTCGTGCTGGTGCTTTCGGTGCTGCTCGGGATGGGGGCGCCCATCTTCTTCTACCTGATTGCCTGGCTCGTCATCCCCTCGAACCCGCAGCCGAGCGACCTGTCGCCGAACCGCCTGCACCGCTCGAATCGCGAGCGCATGATCGCAGGCGTCTGCGGGGGCCTCGCCGAGACCTATCACCTGGACCCGACGCTCGTGCGCCTGGGCATGGCCCTCTTGCTCATCGCCTGCGGGGTGGCCATCCCCCTCTACCTCGCCGCCTGGTTCCTTTTGCCTTTGCAGGACCAGGCGCCCCAGCAACCCTTGATCGAGCGGTGA
- a CDS encoding WbuC family cupin fold metalloprotein, translated as MSEKLTFTGPLRPIDRTAASFAQARVEASPRHRAIARYHDHHEAVQRMLNAVEPASYVRPHRHADPAKVEVFVVLTGRAVVLTFDDEGTLQSTLEIAAGGPCWGVEIPPGTWHSLISLEAGTVLYEVIEGAYQPASHKDYAPWAPAEGTEEGQRYLEALRAGLSRVE; from the coding sequence TTGTCCGAGAAACTGACGTTCACCGGCCCCTTGCGCCCGATCGATCGCACGGCCGCCTCTTTCGCCCAGGCCCGGGTCGAGGCCTCGCCGCGACACCGCGCGATCGCGCGCTACCACGACCATCACGAGGCGGTGCAGCGCATGCTCAACGCGGTGGAGCCCGCCTCGTACGTGCGTCCCCACCGCCACGCCGACCCGGCCAAGGTCGAGGTCTTCGTGGTCCTCACCGGCCGCGCAGTGGTCCTGACCTTCGACGACGAGGGAACCCTGCAATCGACCCTCGAGATCGCGGCGGGCGGTCCCTGCTGGGGCGTCGAGATCCCCCCCGGCACCTGGCACAGCCTGATTTCCCTCGAAGCGGGGACGGTGCTGTACGAGGTCATCGAGGGGGCCTACCAGCCCGCAAGCCACAAGGACTACGCCCCCTGGGCCCCCGCCGAGGGTACCGAGGAAGGGCAGCGTTACCTGGAGGCGCTGCGTGCGGGCCTCTCGCGGGTAGAATAA
- a CDS encoding patatin-like phospholipase family protein: MGKTALVLSGGGLKGAYEAGVLRTLAEAGIVPDVIVGISAGALNGAYVANMVAEGAFTPQRLDEFLVQLWATRATLEDFFYTAEGQFAPGSLGEASVQRIFHRIGIDPFKKLSWIKVGLDSLLALRELAFGRFTSICSHGFIKQMLEDYLVPPERLVHPVTFSIAVSDLLGTTHLEKDQIAARHCHYETFKLAEPLSPEATSEQYAWMRSVIMASCSVPTVFPATKMHLTGQERPGLYLDGGMVENSPITQAIELDAEVDTVFVVMAATVVGEPSREPATFVQMIGRVFSIIAGRYLIQNFHDVRRMNERILAMRQVLERNAKGEIRRSEHNERLCQAAGFNDLESFLKKRYVRLVPIGPTTPLPGGMFSALYYPELKRVYLERGVEDGRAAIAALANPLSIEAVSV; this comes from the coding sequence ATGGGGAAGACAGCGCTGGTCCTGAGCGGCGGTGGGCTCAAGGGGGCCTACGAGGCCGGGGTCCTCAGGACGCTCGCCGAGGCCGGGATCGTCCCGGACGTGATCGTGGGCATCTCGGCGGGGGCCCTCAACGGCGCTTACGTCGCCAACATGGTCGCCGAGGGCGCCTTCACGCCCCAGCGGCTAGATGAATTCTTGGTCCAGCTGTGGGCGACCCGCGCGACCCTCGAGGACTTCTTCTACACCGCCGAGGGCCAGTTCGCCCCGGGCAGCTTGGGCGAGGCGTCGGTCCAGCGCATCTTCCACCGGATCGGCATCGACCCCTTCAAGAAGCTCTCATGGATCAAGGTGGGCCTGGACTCGCTCTTGGCCCTGCGCGAGCTCGCGTTCGGCCGCTTCACCTCCATCTGCTCCCACGGCTTCATCAAGCAGATGCTCGAGGACTACCTCGTGCCGCCCGAGCGGCTGGTCCATCCCGTCACCTTCTCGATCGCCGTTTCGGACCTCCTGGGCACCACCCACCTCGAGAAGGACCAGATCGCCGCCCGCCACTGCCACTACGAGACCTTCAAGCTGGCCGAGCCCCTCTCGCCCGAGGCGACCAGCGAGCAGTACGCCTGGATGCGCTCGGTGATCATGGCCTCGTGCAGCGTGCCGACGGTCTTTCCCGCCACCAAGATGCACCTGACGGGCCAGGAGCGCCCCGGCCTCTACCTGGACGGCGGGATGGTCGAGAACAGCCCCATCACCCAGGCCATCGAGCTGGATGCCGAGGTGGACACGGTCTTCGTGGTGATGGCGGCGACGGTGGTCGGCGAGCCGTCGCGCGAGCCTGCGACCTTCGTCCAGATGATCGGCCGGGTCTTCTCGATCATCGCCGGGCGTTACTTGATCCAGAACTTCCACGACGTGCGCCGCATGAACGAGCGGATCCTGGCCATGCGCCAGGTGCTGGAGCGCAACGCCAAGGGCGAGATCAGGCGCTCGGAGCATAACGAGCGCTTGTGCCAGGCGGCGGGCTTCAACGACCTGGAGAGCTTCCTCAAGAAGCGCTACGTGCGCCTGGTGCCCATCGGGCCCACCACCCCGTTGCCGGGCGGCATGTTCTCGGCCCTGTACTATCCCGAGCTCAAGCGCGTCTACCTGGAGCGCGGGGTCGAGGACGGGCGCGCGGCGATCGCAGCCCTCGCCAATCCGCTCTCGATCGAGGCCGTCTCGGTCTGA
- the lspA gene encoding signal peptidase II, whose amino-acid sequence MQAPRDRKTPYETFTFYLLAFSTLLLDQFAKFGIVAALALGQSHPLVDGFLHLTYVRNFGAAFSLFWGHTPFLSVVAGAIALGVVAYQWRTKPSAPMVVCSLGLLLGGALGNFVDRLAFGYVRDMVDLRWQGQNVWPIFNVADVAVLAGVGIMLLHAYRTSREEAHSAS is encoded by the coding sequence ATGCAAGCCCCCCGCGATCGAAAGACCCCCTACGAAACCTTCACCTTCTATCTTCTGGCGTTTTCGACCCTGCTCTTGGACCAGTTCGCCAAGTTCGGCATCGTGGCGGCCCTCGCCCTCGGCCAGTCGCACCCCCTGGTCGATGGCTTCCTGCACCTGACCTACGTCCGCAACTTCGGGGCCGCCTTCAGCCTGTTCTGGGGCCACACCCCCTTCCTGAGCGTCGTGGCCGGTGCGATCGCCCTCGGGGTGGTCGCCTACCAGTGGCGGACCAAGCCGAGCGCGCCCATGGTGGTGTGCAGCCTGGGGTTGCTGCTCGGCGGAGCCCTCGGCAACTTCGTCGATCGCCTCGCCTTCGGCTACGTGCGCGACATGGTCGATCTGCGCTGGCAGGGCCAGAACGTCTGGCCCATCTTCAACGTGGCGGACGTGGCCGTGCTCGCGGGGGTGGGCATCATGCTGCTGCATGCCTACCGGACTTCTCGCGAGGAGGCGCACTCCGCTTCCTAA
- the nrdR gene encoding transcriptional repressor NrdR, whose product MRCPMCNSPDSRVLESRLIEEDTTLRRRRECAGCLKRFTTYERVESAPLMIVKRDGKREPFDPRKLATGLMRACGKSVVSVEAIERLVAEIESELHKRHTREVPSQEIGEMTLSRLRDVDEVAYVRFASVYRHFTGIEDFIYELKTLQAAALSR is encoded by the coding sequence ATGCGCTGCCCCATGTGCAACTCGCCCGACAGTCGGGTCCTCGAGAGCCGCCTGATCGAGGAAGACACCACCCTGCGGCGCCGCCGGGAATGCGCCGGCTGCCTCAAACGCTTCACCACCTACGAGCGGGTCGAATCCGCCCCGCTGATGATCGTCAAGCGTGACGGCAAGCGCGAGCCCTTCGATCCGCGCAAGCTCGCCACCGGCCTGATGCGGGCCTGCGGCAAGTCCGTCGTCTCGGTCGAAGCCATCGAGCGGCTGGTCGCCGAGATCGAGTCCGAGCTGCACAAGCGCCACACCCGCGAGGTGCCCTCCCAGGAGATCGGCGAGATGACGCTTTCGCGCCTGCGCGACGTGGACGAGGTCGCCTACGTTCGCTTCGCCTCGGTCTACCGCCACTTCACCGGCATCGAGGACTTCATCTACGAGCTCAAGACGCTCCAGGCCGCTGCCCTGTCGCGCTAG
- a CDS encoding anaerobic ribonucleoside triphosphate reductase (Catalyzes the reduction of nucleoside 5'-triphosphates to 2'-deoxynucleoside 5'-triphosphates): MTASTAPEQIRKRDGRVVAFDREKIVAAILKATSAVHGGERPEAETLADRVVSSLELASKRELPTVEQIQDAIEKVLLEEGQSRSARAFILYRSRRSRIREAKTELMDAVEEILAEVEKGETVVACSPSEKMLKIGATASKEFYLKRLLPEEMADAHLRGDLHIQDLEHYAKAPNSFVIPLSRLMTEGYRTPQGMVRAPKRAHSAASLAAIALQAAQSDCFGGQVFDRFDTALAGALPSETTDHELSQAMEGLVYNLNMLHSRNGGQVPYSTLTFGADPSPMARRIALALLDAYEAGLGRGEPAVYPNLVFLHQAGVNAKAGDPNFDLLRRALDVAGKRMQPTFAFLDAPFNQDDATSVTYLSGCARIGRDRFGHPTTAGRGAIATVTLNLVRAALRAKRDGLDFNALLERQARLAIRTLHHRFEVLSTLKSHELPFLMGEGLYAESEGLDAQEAIAQALRHGHLALGFIGLAEALKVLTGAHQGESEAAQERGLAIVSMLRKLTDEASETLDLNVVLYAQQADKSAGRFPMLDQWDFGAVAGVTDKGYYTSAFSLPAEYSVSASRKIELEAPYHALCNGGHLTAMTFPAPVSDADTLGALVERMADAGLGHGAFSFPVDHCAACGHSGVIPADCPTCMAASGTIRRVRRVAGYLEALDRVDPGKRAELEAVAAHCDGSL; the protein is encoded by the coding sequence ATGACCGCTTCGACCGCCCCGGAACAGATCAGGAAGCGCGACGGCCGGGTCGTCGCCTTCGACCGCGAGAAGATCGTCGCGGCGATCCTCAAGGCCACCAGCGCCGTCCACGGGGGCGAGCGTCCCGAGGCCGAAACGCTCGCAGACCGGGTGGTGTCGAGCCTCGAACTGGCCTCGAAGCGCGAGCTGCCCACCGTCGAGCAGATCCAGGACGCCATCGAGAAGGTCCTGCTCGAAGAGGGCCAGTCGCGCAGCGCCCGGGCCTTCATCCTCTACCGGTCCCGCCGCAGCCGCATCCGCGAGGCCAAGACCGAGCTGATGGACGCGGTCGAGGAGATCCTCGCCGAGGTCGAGAAGGGCGAGACGGTTGTCGCATGCTCGCCCAGCGAGAAGATGCTCAAGATCGGCGCCACCGCGAGCAAGGAGTTCTACCTCAAGCGCTTGTTGCCCGAGGAGATGGCCGACGCCCACCTCAGGGGCGATCTGCACATCCAGGACCTCGAGCATTACGCCAAGGCCCCGAACTCCTTCGTGATCCCCCTGTCTCGCTTGATGACCGAGGGCTACCGCACCCCCCAAGGGATGGTCCGCGCCCCCAAGCGCGCCCACTCGGCCGCGTCGCTCGCGGCGATCGCCCTGCAGGCCGCCCAGAGCGACTGCTTCGGCGGCCAGGTCTTCGATCGCTTCGACACGGCCCTCGCGGGCGCCCTGCCCTCCGAGACCACCGACCACGAGCTCTCGCAGGCCATGGAGGGGCTGGTCTACAACCTCAACATGCTCCACAGCCGCAACGGCGGCCAGGTGCCCTACTCGACCCTCACCTTCGGCGCGGACCCTTCGCCCATGGCCCGCCGCATCGCCCTTGCCCTGCTCGATGCCTACGAGGCTGGTCTCGGGCGCGGCGAACCCGCGGTCTACCCCAACCTGGTCTTCCTGCACCAGGCTGGCGTCAACGCCAAGGCCGGTGATCCCAACTTCGACCTCTTGCGCCGGGCCCTCGACGTGGCCGGCAAGCGCATGCAGCCGACCTTCGCCTTCCTCGACGCGCCCTTCAACCAGGACGACGCGACCTCCGTCACCTACCTGAGCGGCTGCGCCCGGATCGGGCGCGATCGCTTCGGCCACCCGACCACCGCGGGCCGCGGGGCGATCGCGACCGTCACCCTCAACCTGGTACGGGCGGCCCTGCGCGCCAAGCGCGACGGCCTGGACTTCAACGCCCTGCTCGAACGGCAGGCTCGGCTCGCCATCCGCACCCTGCACCACCGCTTCGAGGTGCTCTCGACCCTCAAGTCCCACGAATTGCCCTTCTTGATGGGCGAGGGGCTCTACGCCGAGTCCGAAGGCCTCGACGCTCAGGAGGCGATCGCCCAGGCCCTGCGGCACGGGCACCTGGCCCTGGGCTTCATCGGCCTGGCCGAGGCTCTCAAGGTACTCACGGGCGCCCACCAGGGCGAATCGGAAGCAGCGCAGGAGCGCGGGCTCGCCATCGTCTCCATGCTGCGCAAGCTGACAGACGAAGCCAGCGAAACCCTCGATCTCAACGTCGTGCTCTACGCCCAGCAGGCAGACAAGAGCGCCGGGCGCTTCCCCATGCTCGATCAATGGGACTTCGGCGCCGTGGCGGGCGTGACGGACAAGGGCTACTACACCAGCGCCTTCTCACTGCCCGCCGAGTATTCCGTGAGCGCGAGCCGCAAGATCGAGCTCGAAGCGCCCTACCATGCCCTGTGCAACGGCGGGCACCTGACCGCCATGACCTTCCCCGCGCCGGTTTCCGACGCCGACACCCTGGGCGCGCTCGTCGAGCGGATGGCCGACGCGGGCCTCGGCCACGGGGCCTTCAGCTTCCCCGTGGACCACTGCGCCGCCTGCGGCCACTCGGGGGTCATCCCCGCCGACTGCCCCACGTGCATGGCCGCCTCGGGTACGATCCGACGGGTACGGCGCGTGGCGGGCTACCTGGAGGCGCTGGATCGGGTCGATCCCGGCAAGCGCGCCGAGCTCGAAGCCGTCGCCGCACATTGTGACGGATCCCTTTGA
- a CDS encoding cell division protein FtsL has translation MARRQRIAPPADPGASRSTQLILWAVVVYASINLAHLILQEYRLLYQGHILSQERVITAEKGRKLKEAIEFARTPEGVERLARKNLGMARPGEQPVRFVSPQGAEPKI, from the coding sequence GTGGCCAGGAGACAAAGGATAGCCCCTCCGGCCGATCCCGGCGCGAGCCGCTCGACGCAGCTGATCCTTTGGGCGGTGGTCGTCTACGCAAGTATCAACCTGGCGCACCTCATCCTCCAGGAGTATCGCCTGCTTTACCAGGGGCACATCCTGAGCCAGGAGCGGGTCATCACCGCGGAGAAGGGCCGCAAGCTCAAGGAGGCCATCGAGTTTGCCCGCACCCCCGAGGGGGTCGAGCGTCTGGCCCGCAAGAACCTCGGCATGGCCAGGCCGGGTGAGCAACCGGTCCGCTTCGTCAGTCCGCAAGGGGCCGAGCCGAAAATCTAG